The following coding sequences lie in one Myxococcales bacterium genomic window:
- a CDS encoding ureidoglycolate lyase has translation MHPQTVRRGAAFSAPAAGPRGYAREVRTFVARPLTRESFAPFGQVLDIDQATGEGRPVNMGTARRHDDVLSIENLRADARLNIAAFRCQPSVPGRFPVVELEKHPRSGQLFVPLNASRYLVAVAHGESAPDLDTLEVFLASGRQAVCYGPGVWHQPMIVFDVETDFSCFVWENGTPEDCVPYRLSATEIVTVEL, from the coding sequence ATGCATCCGCAAACGGTGCGCCGTGGTGCAGCGTTTTCGGCCCCTGCCGCGGGGCCGCGCGGGTATGCTCGGGAGGTGCGTACCTTCGTCGCCCGCCCGCTCACGCGCGAGTCGTTCGCCCCCTTCGGCCAGGTGCTCGACATCGACCAGGCGACGGGCGAGGGACGCCCTGTGAACATGGGCACGGCCCGGAGACACGACGACGTGCTCTCCATCGAGAACCTTCGCGCGGACGCGAGGCTGAACATCGCGGCGTTCCGGTGCCAGCCGAGCGTGCCCGGCCGATTCCCGGTGGTGGAGCTCGAGAAGCACCCGCGCTCGGGGCAGCTCTTCGTACCGCTGAACGCGTCGCGCTACCTCGTCGCCGTCGCGCACGGCGAGAGCGCCCCCGACCTCGACACCCTCGAGGTGTTCTTGGCGTCCGGCCGGCAGGCCGTCTGCTACGGGCCCGGGGTGTGGCACCAGCCCATGATCGTGTTCGATGTCGAGACCGACTTCTCCTGCTTCGTGTGGGAGAACGGCACGCCCGAGGACTGCGTGCCCTATCGCCTCTCGGCGACCGAGATCGTCACGGTCGAGCTCTGA
- the nosZ gene encoding Sec-dependent nitrous-oxide reductase, whose product MRAHTLVASSLVLAGIASAAFFGCENKHEAKEKEQAATGGLGASGSVADLMKARNLSEADVEAALKTYVPTGKMDEYYIFASGGQSGNVDVIGVPSMRMLKVIGVFTPESWQGWGFGGDSDKILDQGNQGAHKIRWADMHHPNLSETKGDYDGQYLFVNDKANARVAVVDLSDFTTKQLVANPLAASDHGGAFVTPDTDYVIETSQYPAPLGREYAPLSQYKDKYRGVAIFWKFDRAKGKIDPEKSWALELPPYTQDLADAGKLGSDGWAFINSFNTEMAVGGTLEGKPPIESGASQGDMDYLHVINWKKAEALVAAGKTKTIAGMRVLMMDVSGPEGVLSLVGEPKSPHGCDVTPDGKAIVVGGKLDTHTTIYDFEKMKALIDAKKFEGKDPYGIPILAHKDTLQGQVEIGLGPLHTVFDDKGNAFTSVFIESVVAKWSYKDLKKPVEKLKVQYNIGHILSAEGDTVSPDGKYLVAMNKMSMDRFLPVGPLYPQNFQLVDLTGEKMRLLADMPLPNAEPHYSQMIKADKIKPIKVYKPGTNPFLGTVDPARAEGGKEKIVRNGNKVDVYMTAIRSHFTPDQIEVEEGDEVTIHLTSLESAEDQTHGFTIDMYNINVSLEPGKHENMTFKADMAGTFPMYCTEFCSALHLEMAGYFLVKPKKK is encoded by the coding sequence ATGCGCGCTCACACACTTGTCGCCTCCTCCCTCGTCCTCGCCGGGATCGCCAGCGCGGCGTTCTTCGGCTGCGAGAACAAACACGAGGCCAAAGAGAAGGAGCAGGCCGCGACCGGTGGGCTCGGCGCCTCCGGGAGCGTCGCCGACCTGATGAAGGCGCGAAACCTGAGCGAGGCCGACGTGGAGGCCGCGCTCAAGACCTACGTGCCCACCGGGAAGATGGATGAATACTACATCTTCGCCTCGGGTGGGCAGTCGGGCAACGTCGACGTCATCGGCGTGCCCTCGATGCGAATGCTGAAGGTCATCGGCGTCTTCACGCCGGAGTCGTGGCAGGGCTGGGGCTTCGGCGGCGACAGCGACAAGATCCTCGACCAGGGCAACCAGGGCGCTCACAAGATTCGGTGGGCGGACATGCACCACCCGAACCTGTCGGAGACCAAGGGCGACTACGACGGCCAATATCTCTTCGTGAACGACAAGGCGAACGCTCGCGTGGCGGTGGTCGACCTCTCCGACTTCACCACGAAGCAGCTGGTCGCCAACCCGCTCGCCGCGAGCGATCACGGCGGCGCGTTCGTGACGCCCGACACCGACTACGTGATCGAGACGAGCCAGTACCCCGCCCCCCTCGGTCGCGAGTACGCGCCGCTCAGCCAGTACAAAGACAAGTACCGCGGCGTCGCCATCTTCTGGAAGTTCGACCGCGCGAAGGGCAAGATCGACCCCGAGAAGAGCTGGGCGCTCGAGCTCCCCCCCTACACGCAAGACCTCGCCGACGCGGGCAAGCTCGGCTCGGACGGGTGGGCGTTCATCAACTCGTTCAACACCGAGATGGCGGTCGGCGGCACGCTGGAGGGCAAGCCGCCCATCGAGTCGGGCGCCTCGCAGGGGGACATGGACTACCTCCATGTCATCAACTGGAAGAAGGCCGAGGCGCTGGTCGCCGCCGGCAAGACCAAGACCATCGCCGGCATGCGCGTCCTCATGATGGACGTGTCGGGCCCCGAGGGCGTGCTCTCGCTCGTGGGCGAGCCGAAGAGCCCGCACGGCTGCGACGTTACGCCGGACGGCAAGGCGATCGTGGTGGGAGGCAAGCTCGACACCCACACCACCATTTACGACTTCGAGAAGATGAAGGCGCTCATCGACGCCAAGAAGTTCGAGGGCAAGGATCCGTACGGGATCCCTATTCTGGCCCACAAAGACACCCTCCAAGGGCAGGTGGAGATCGGCCTTGGGCCGCTCCACACCGTCTTCGACGACAAGGGCAACGCCTTCACCTCGGTGTTCATCGAGAGCGTGGTCGCGAAGTGGTCGTACAAGGACCTGAAGAAGCCCGTCGAGAAGCTGAAGGTGCAGTACAACATTGGCCACATCCTCTCAGCCGAGGGCGACACGGTGAGCCCCGACGGCAAGTACCTCGTGGCCATGAACAAGATGTCGATGGACCGGTTCCTCCCGGTGGGGCCGCTGTATCCGCAGAACTTCCAGCTCGTCGATCTCACGGGCGAGAAGATGCGGCTCCTCGCGGATATGCCGCTGCCGAACGCCGAGCCGCACTACTCGCAGATGATCAAGGCCGACAAGATCAAGCCGATCAAGGTCTACAAGCCCGGCACGAACCCGTTTCTGGGCACGGTCGATCCCGCGCGCGCCGAGGGCGGCAAGGAGAAGATCGTCCGCAATGGCAACAAGGTCGACGTGTACATGACGGCGATCCGCAGCCACTTCACCCCCGACCAGATCGAGGTCGAGGAGGGCGACGAGGTGACCATTCACCTCACGAGCCTCGAGTCCGCGGAGGACCAGACCCACGGCTTCACGATCGACATGTACAACATCAACGTCAGCCTCGAGCCCGGCAAGCACGAGAACATGACGTTCAAGGCCGACATGGCCGGCACGT